AAAAGGAATGGAAGACGGCGGAGCTGAAGCCGGAGATGCTGGAAGACTTTCTGGGTTCCCCCCGCTATCAGTTCGAAAAGGCAAGAATTAAACCGGAGATCGGTGCTGCCACAGGGCTGGCTTATACGGAAGTGGGCGGGGATGTCTTAACCATCGAGGTGATTCCTCTGCCTGGCAAAGGTCAACTGACCTTAACCGGTAAGCTGGGAGATGTGATGAAGGAATCGGCTTATGCGGGCCGGACGTTTGTCCGCTCCCATTCCCGGGAACTGGGCATTCCGGATGATTTCTATGAAAAGACTGATCTTCATATTCACGTTCCTGAAGGGGCGATTCCTAAGGATGGTCCTTCCGCAGGAATCACCATGGCCACAGCTATGGCTTCGGCTTTAGCCAAACGGGCGGTGCCTTCGGATCTGGCTATGACCGGTGAGATCACGCTGAGGGGCAATGTTCTGCCCATTGGCGGAGTGAAGGAAAAAGTTCTCGCTGCTCACCGGGCAGGAATCAAGCAGGTTATTTTGCCTGAGCAAAACCGCAAGGACTTGGAAGAAGTCCCGGAAAATGTGCGCAAGGAGCTGGAGTTCCATTTTGTCAGCCGCATGGAGGAGGTTATCAAAATCGCCCTTCTTCCTGTAGCGGAATCTGAAGAATACTTAGGCTCCATGAACCGCTTCCCCCTGTTTAGTCAGGGAGATATTCCTCCCGAGCCCACTCCTGAGGACCGCCCCATCTCCTGAATCATGGGTGAATCATGGGTGAATCATGGGGACAGGTACCGTGATGCAGGGATCTTTGTTTGCTCCAAGGTGACAAAGATCAGTTGCTAAGGATCAAGTGATATAGATGATATGAAAAAATGGGGTGAGACAAGGGAATGAGCCCTTGTCTCATTTCCTGGATAGTGTTGTGTGTGAATATAAAGCGGGAGCAAGTGAGCCATTTTCTTGGTCCCGGAAGGGGTATGTTGTGTGATTACGATTCGGAAGGCAGAATTTGTGACGTCTGCTGTGAATATTAAAGGGTACCCGGAGTTAACCGGACCTGAAATTGCGTTGGCGGGCCGTTCTAATGTGGGAAAATCTTCATTGATTAATAAATTTATCAACAGAAGGAATCTTGCCCGTACAGGGAATACCCCGGGCAAGACCCAAATGCTTAATTTTTACCGCATCAATGATCAGTGGTCTTTTGTGGATTTGCCGGGGTACGGGTATGCTAAGGTCTCCAAAGAGATTAAAGCCAATTGGGGCAAGATGATGGAGGAGTATTTCTCCCAACGGGAAAATCTGCGGGCAGTGATTCAAGTGGTGGATATCCGCCATGTGCCCAGCGTTGAGGATCAGGAAATGCATGCCTTTTTACGGAATCGGGGTATTCCGGTTCTAGTGGTGGCCACCAAAGCGGACAAAATTTCCAAAGGACAATGGGGAAAGCATTTAAGTCAAATAGCTAAAGCCTTGCATATTCCTGATTGGCATATCATTATTACCTATTCTGCCGAGACAGGACTGGGAGTGCCTGAACTCCACGAAGCTGTCGAAGAAATCCTGTCTATGGATAATGGCACAGAAGAGTGTGACGAGGCGGAAGACCAGCAATAAGATAGCTAAATGTTTTAGAACAGACAAGAGTTTTCGATAATGAAAAGGCTTCCCTCCGAATATACATTATTGGGATCGATTGCCCTCCATGGACATCCCAAAAGCGTATGTAGGGAGCGGAAGCCTTTTGAGTGATTTAGTCATGCTATTAATCGGTCTGGGGATTATCTTAATGTCGGCCGAAGTGTTTACCAATGGTGTGGAGTGGCTGGGGAAGCATCTCCATCTTGGTGCAGGAGCAGTAGGAAGCGTGCTGGCTGCTGTG
The nucleotide sequence above comes from Desulfitobacterium chlororespirans DSM 11544. Encoded proteins:
- the yihA gene encoding ribosome biogenesis GTP-binding protein YihA/YsxC, with the protein product MITIRKAEFVTSAVNIKGYPELTGPEIALAGRSNVGKSSLINKFINRRNLARTGNTPGKTQMLNFYRINDQWSFVDLPGYGYAKVSKEIKANWGKMMEEYFSQRENLRAVIQVVDIRHVPSVEDQEMHAFLRNRGIPVLVVATKADKISKGQWGKHLSQIAKALHIPDWHIIITYSAETGLGVPELHEAVEEILSMDNGTEECDEAEDQQ